The following coding sequences lie in one Salarias fasciatus chromosome 7 unlocalized genomic scaffold, fSalaFa1.1 super_scaffold_4, whole genome shotgun sequence genomic window:
- the rpl37 gene encoding large ribosomal subunit protein eL37 — MTKGTSSFGKRRNKTHTLCRRCGSKAYHLQKSSCGKCGYPEKRKRKYNWSAKAKRRNTTGTGRLRHLKVVYRRFRNGFREGTTPKPRRAAVAASSSS; from the exons ATG ACGAAGGGTACATCGTCTTTCGGAAAGCGCCGGAACAAGACGCACACTCTGTGCCGTCGTTGTGGGTCCAAAGCTTACCACCTGCAGAAGTCCAGCTGTGGCAAATGCGGCTACCCCGAGAAGCGCAAGAGAAAGT ACAACTGGAGCGCCAAGGCCAAGAGGAGGAACACCACTGGCACCGGCCGTCTGAGGCACCTGAAGGTTGTCTACCGTAGATTCAG GAATGGCTTCCGGGAAGGCACCACCCCCAAACCCAGACGTGCCGCCGTGGCCgcgtccagctcctcctaa
- the LOC115382941 gene encoding alpha-2,8-sialyltransferase 8E-like isoform X3: MLRRRMAYADPSSGKDILGSRSLCFIFICAFGLVTLLQQILYGKNYIKSAQQFSRLKGDETGNWSGPVNFSDDGSLKPARNGRKRYLENYDGPFEYNSTACRELRQEIMDVKVLTMVKTSELFERWRNLQVCRWEQNKEETSNFKMSLSRCCNAPSFLFTTKRNTPAGTKLRYEVDTSGILPITTEVFKMFPDDMPYSKSQYKKCAVIGNGGIIKNSKCGKEIDSADFVFRCNIPPISEKYSADVGTKTDLVTINPSIITERFQKLEKWRRPFYEVLQNYENSSVVLPAFYNTRNTDVSFRVKYMLDDFDSQRGVFFFHPQYLLNVQRFWAVQGVRAKRLSSGLMLVTAAMELCEEVHLYGFWAFPMNPAGIFITHHYYDNVKPRPGFHAMPHEIFNFIHMHTRGIINVHTGECT; the protein is encoded by the exons ATGCTGCGCCGCAGGATGGCATACGCCGACCCGTCGTCGGGTAAAGACATCCTCGGCAGCCGGTCTCtttgtttcatatttatttgcGCATTTGGACTCGTCACACTTTTGCAACAGATTCTATATGGAAAAAATTACATCAAGAG TGCGCAACAGTTTAGCCGACTGAAAGGGGACGAGACAGGAAATTGGAGCGGTCCCGTTAATTTCTCCGATGATGGATCTCTGAAGCCGGCCAGAAATGGAAGGAAAAG GTATCTGGAAAACTATGACGGCCCCTTTGAATACAACTCCACTGCATGCAGGGAGCTCCGGCAAGAGATCATGGACGTCAAAGTCCTAACGAT GGTGAAAACCTCAGAGCTGTTTGAGAGGTGGAGAAACCTGCAAGTGTGCAGGTGGGAGCAGAACAAGGAGGAGACCAGCAACTTTAA GATGTCGCTGTCTCGCTGCTGTAACGCTCCGTCCTTCCTGTTCACCACCAAGAGGAACACTCCTGCAGGGACCAAGCTGAGGTATGAAGTGGACACCAGCGGGATCCTTCCCATCACCACCGAGGTCTTCAAGATGTTCCCAGAT GATATGCCATACTCCAAATCACAGTACAAGAAATGTGCAGTGATTGGAAATGGTGGTATCATCAAGAACAGCAAATGTGGAAAGGAAATCGACTCAGcagattttgttttcag GTGCAACATCCCGCCCATTTCTGAGAAGTACTCTGCAGATGTTGGAACGAAAACTGATCTGGTGACCATAAACCCGAGCATCATCACCGAGAG atttCAGAAGCTGGAGAAATGGAGGCGTCCGTTTTACGAGGTCCTCCAGAACTACGAGAACTCCTCGGTGGTGCTGCCCGCCTTCTACAACACCCGCAACACCGACGTGTCGTTCCGGGTCAAGTACATGCTGGACGACTTCGACTCGCAGAGGGGCGTGTTCTTCTTCCACCCGCAGTACCTGCTGAACGTGCAGCGCTTCTGGGCCGTGCAGGGCGTCCGGGCCAAGCGGCTGAGCAGCGGCCTCATGCTGGTCACCGCCGCCATGGAGCTGTGCGAGGAGGTGCACCTGTACGGCTTCTGGGCCTTCCCCATGAACCCCGCCGGCATCTTCATCACCCACCACTACTACGACAACGTCAAGCCGCGGCCCGGCTTCCACGCCATGCCGCACGAAATCTTCAACTTCATCCACATGCACACGCGTGGGATCATCAACGTGCACACGGGGGAGTGCACGTGA
- the LOC115382941 gene encoding alpha-2,8-sialyltransferase 8E-like isoform X1 produces the protein MLRRRMAYADPSSGKDILGSRSLCFIFICAFGLVTLLQQILYGKNYIKSAQQFSRLKGDETGNWSGPVNFSDDGSLKPARNGRKRCFRQNFQPDSQISVIVTPCLADLRKKKKRRYLENYDGPFEYNSTACRELRQEIMDVKVLTMVKTSELFERWRNLQVCRWEQNKEETSNFKMSLSRCCNAPSFLFTTKRNTPAGTKLRYEVDTSGILPITTEVFKMFPDDMPYSKSQYKKCAVIGNGGIIKNSKCGKEIDSADFVFRCNIPPISEKYSADVGTKTDLVTINPSIITERFQKLEKWRRPFYEVLQNYENSSVVLPAFYNTRNTDVSFRVKYMLDDFDSQRGVFFFHPQYLLNVQRFWAVQGVRAKRLSSGLMLVTAAMELCEEVHLYGFWAFPMNPAGIFITHHYYDNVKPRPGFHAMPHEIFNFIHMHTRGIINVHTGECT, from the exons ATGCTGCGCCGCAGGATGGCATACGCCGACCCGTCGTCGGGTAAAGACATCCTCGGCAGCCGGTCTCtttgtttcatatttatttgcGCATTTGGACTCGTCACACTTTTGCAACAGATTCTATATGGAAAAAATTACATCAAGAG TGCGCAACAGTTTAGCCGACTGAAAGGGGACGAGACAGGAAATTGGAGCGGTCCCGTTAATTTCTCCGATGATGGATCTCTGAAGCCGGCCAGAAATGGAAGGAAAAG ATGTTTCCGTCAGAATTTTCAGCCAGATTCTCAGATCTCCGTTATAGTCACACCCTGCCTAGCCGAtttaaggaagaaaaaaaaaag aag GTATCTGGAAAACTATGACGGCCCCTTTGAATACAACTCCACTGCATGCAGGGAGCTCCGGCAAGAGATCATGGACGTCAAAGTCCTAACGAT GGTGAAAACCTCAGAGCTGTTTGAGAGGTGGAGAAACCTGCAAGTGTGCAGGTGGGAGCAGAACAAGGAGGAGACCAGCAACTTTAA GATGTCGCTGTCTCGCTGCTGTAACGCTCCGTCCTTCCTGTTCACCACCAAGAGGAACACTCCTGCAGGGACCAAGCTGAGGTATGAAGTGGACACCAGCGGGATCCTTCCCATCACCACCGAGGTCTTCAAGATGTTCCCAGAT GATATGCCATACTCCAAATCACAGTACAAGAAATGTGCAGTGATTGGAAATGGTGGTATCATCAAGAACAGCAAATGTGGAAAGGAAATCGACTCAGcagattttgttttcag GTGCAACATCCCGCCCATTTCTGAGAAGTACTCTGCAGATGTTGGAACGAAAACTGATCTGGTGACCATAAACCCGAGCATCATCACCGAGAG atttCAGAAGCTGGAGAAATGGAGGCGTCCGTTTTACGAGGTCCTCCAGAACTACGAGAACTCCTCGGTGGTGCTGCCCGCCTTCTACAACACCCGCAACACCGACGTGTCGTTCCGGGTCAAGTACATGCTGGACGACTTCGACTCGCAGAGGGGCGTGTTCTTCTTCCACCCGCAGTACCTGCTGAACGTGCAGCGCTTCTGGGCCGTGCAGGGCGTCCGGGCCAAGCGGCTGAGCAGCGGCCTCATGCTGGTCACCGCCGCCATGGAGCTGTGCGAGGAGGTGCACCTGTACGGCTTCTGGGCCTTCCCCATGAACCCCGCCGGCATCTTCATCACCCACCACTACTACGACAACGTCAAGCCGCGGCCCGGCTTCCACGCCATGCCGCACGAAATCTTCAACTTCATCCACATGCACACGCGTGGGATCATCAACGTGCACACGGGGGAGTGCACGTGA
- the LOC115382941 gene encoding alpha-2,8-sialyltransferase 8E-like isoform X2, producing the protein MLRRRMAYADPSSGKDILGSRSLCFIFICAFGLVTLLQQILYGKNYIKSAQQFSRLKGDETGNWSGPVNFSDDGSLKPARNGRKRCFRQNFQPDSQISVIVTPCLADLRKKKKRYLENYDGPFEYNSTACRELRQEIMDVKVLTMVKTSELFERWRNLQVCRWEQNKEETSNFKMSLSRCCNAPSFLFTTKRNTPAGTKLRYEVDTSGILPITTEVFKMFPDDMPYSKSQYKKCAVIGNGGIIKNSKCGKEIDSADFVFRCNIPPISEKYSADVGTKTDLVTINPSIITERFQKLEKWRRPFYEVLQNYENSSVVLPAFYNTRNTDVSFRVKYMLDDFDSQRGVFFFHPQYLLNVQRFWAVQGVRAKRLSSGLMLVTAAMELCEEVHLYGFWAFPMNPAGIFITHHYYDNVKPRPGFHAMPHEIFNFIHMHTRGIINVHTGECT; encoded by the exons ATGCTGCGCCGCAGGATGGCATACGCCGACCCGTCGTCGGGTAAAGACATCCTCGGCAGCCGGTCTCtttgtttcatatttatttgcGCATTTGGACTCGTCACACTTTTGCAACAGATTCTATATGGAAAAAATTACATCAAGAG TGCGCAACAGTTTAGCCGACTGAAAGGGGACGAGACAGGAAATTGGAGCGGTCCCGTTAATTTCTCCGATGATGGATCTCTGAAGCCGGCCAGAAATGGAAGGAAAAG ATGTTTCCGTCAGAATTTTCAGCCAGATTCTCAGATCTCCGTTATAGTCACACCCTGCCTAGCCGAtttaaggaagaaaaaaaaaag GTATCTGGAAAACTATGACGGCCCCTTTGAATACAACTCCACTGCATGCAGGGAGCTCCGGCAAGAGATCATGGACGTCAAAGTCCTAACGAT GGTGAAAACCTCAGAGCTGTTTGAGAGGTGGAGAAACCTGCAAGTGTGCAGGTGGGAGCAGAACAAGGAGGAGACCAGCAACTTTAA GATGTCGCTGTCTCGCTGCTGTAACGCTCCGTCCTTCCTGTTCACCACCAAGAGGAACACTCCTGCAGGGACCAAGCTGAGGTATGAAGTGGACACCAGCGGGATCCTTCCCATCACCACCGAGGTCTTCAAGATGTTCCCAGAT GATATGCCATACTCCAAATCACAGTACAAGAAATGTGCAGTGATTGGAAATGGTGGTATCATCAAGAACAGCAAATGTGGAAAGGAAATCGACTCAGcagattttgttttcag GTGCAACATCCCGCCCATTTCTGAGAAGTACTCTGCAGATGTTGGAACGAAAACTGATCTGGTGACCATAAACCCGAGCATCATCACCGAGAG atttCAGAAGCTGGAGAAATGGAGGCGTCCGTTTTACGAGGTCCTCCAGAACTACGAGAACTCCTCGGTGGTGCTGCCCGCCTTCTACAACACCCGCAACACCGACGTGTCGTTCCGGGTCAAGTACATGCTGGACGACTTCGACTCGCAGAGGGGCGTGTTCTTCTTCCACCCGCAGTACCTGCTGAACGTGCAGCGCTTCTGGGCCGTGCAGGGCGTCCGGGCCAAGCGGCTGAGCAGCGGCCTCATGCTGGTCACCGCCGCCATGGAGCTGTGCGAGGAGGTGCACCTGTACGGCTTCTGGGCCTTCCCCATGAACCCCGCCGGCATCTTCATCACCCACCACTACTACGACAACGTCAAGCCGCGGCCCGGCTTCCACGCCATGCCGCACGAAATCTTCAACTTCATCCACATGCACACGCGTGGGATCATCAACGTGCACACGGGGGAGTGCACGTGA